From the genome of uncultured Bacteroides sp.:
ACCACAGCAGTATCTTCACCAAAGATACAGAAATATATTCGAATGATACCTAAGACAATAGCTCAGATTTTTGTGAAAAAAGATGGCAAATGATGTTAGAATAATTAATATAATTCTCTAACTTTGTAACTTATAATAGATTAGATTATGAAAATAACGTTATTAACTCTAATGTTACTATTTGCTGGTTTTTGTAATACACAAACAGTAACAACAAAATACAAATGTTACTTTCTAAAAGAATCAACTGATTTAAACAAGACAGATGTATTAACAGTTGGTGAATTAAAGCAAGGCACTATTCCAGCTAATAAAGAATTAGCTGTATTAGGTCTTGATACTTGTAAATATGTCTTTTACAAGGTGAAATATAAAGATAGAATTGGTTATATACACAAAGATGTAGTTACTGATAACAGTTTAATTCTTTCAAAAGATCCAAATATAAGAGACGAATTTAGGAAGTGTGTGATAGAACATTCTGTTGCAATTGGAATGACTAAATATGAGGTTTTAGCTTCTTTAGGCAAACCATTAGAAATTAATGCTACTGTAACAGTTGCAGGTCTTACAGAACAACTATGTTTTGGTAATGTCATTAACCATTACTATGTAACAGGTTTTACATTACAAAACGTTCAAACTACCTCAGATAGAAAATACATTTATATAGAGAATGGAATAGTAACATCATTCAAATATTAGCTATCCACAACAAAGATACACTTATAAGCCTACTTAGTTAATTCTAGGTAGGCTTTGTTCTTTAGAAATAGTATCTATTGTCAGGCTGGTTAAATTGGTCTATGAAATCCTTAATAGAATATTCTTTCGTTGCAGTTGCTAGGCTAAAGCTAGATAAAGAAGCTTGAATCATAGTTCTGATATATCCCTTCTTCTTTTCAGTATCAAAATACACATCATTGGAATTGTAAAAAATAGTGTAGTAATTATACTTCCTAGATGAATAGTAGCCAATATAAATAACCTGCCCAGTCTTAAATGTTACTATTATAATAGAAGATGTACGTTCATCATTATATATAACTATGTTATCAATTACTTTATGGATTAGATCATATTTCTCAGTTCCATCAGTAATAGTATTGACTATAGAATTTATATCTGAAATAGACTGAATAGCTTCTATTTGGCTTTCTTTAGATTTAATCTGCTTAAGTATAGTCTCTTTTTCCTGTAAGTATTTACCAGCTTCCTTATTTATAGAATCTACTTCCTTTAGTTTATTAGTATAAAGTTCTGGTAGATTAGGGAACTGTGTCTTAATATCAATAGCTGCATTAACAATCAGATTTGCTTTACCTGTTAATTCTGCCTGTTTCTTTTCCAGTCCAGCTATCTTCTTTTCCAGTTCTTCAATTTCTTCTCTTAAAGGCTTAAGGTTTTCTTGTGTTTTGTTATTAGCCAACTCTTTATAATATAAGACCTTTACTGTCTCCCAGATAATATACTCAATCTTATGACTCTTAATAGACTTAGATTTACATTCAATAGTTTTATTTGAAGCCTTTACATATCTATCGTGACAGCAATAGACACTCTTAAAAGGAGAATAGGTATAAGAGATTTTACAATATGGGCACTTAATTAAACCTCTTAATAATTGGAAGTGTTTAACTCCAGCACTCTTACTTCTGACAGTCCTTTCTTTCATCTTACTAATTGCCAGATCATACAACTCTGTAGGTATAATAGCTGGTGCTTCCACTGTTGCATATTCTAATATCTTTCTATATTTCTTTCCTTTTTGGGGCTCTGCACTTTTTAATCTAAGCTTACCCACACCCTTATAAACGGTATTAATAAGCAAGGAAGATATAGTTGATACTGTCCAGTTCTTACCACCTTTTGTTTTAAGCCCTTCACTATTTAATATAACAGGGATTCTATATGTAGAATAGCCATCTATACAAAGTTGAAAGATTCTTTTTACTACTTCTGCCTCTTCGTCATTTATAGATAACTTCTTTGTTTCTGTATTGTAGTCATAACCATAAGGTGCTGCATAAGTATAGCTATAACCTTGCTTTAATATCTTGTTTCTCTTAGATGAGATTGTTCTAGCTTTAAAGGTTGAAACTTCCTGCTCTGCTATCATAGATGTAATACCAATAGCAAACATTCCAAGCTGGTTTTCAGAGCCATCTTCATTTAGAGTACGTAAAGCTTCTTTCTTTGAATATATACATATACCTTTATCAGCAAATTCTCTTACTTGCTGCTGTAAGAAAATAGATCTTCTACTTAATCTGGATAATTCCCATACAAGAATAATATCTATATCATCTTTAGTAAGCTGTCTTAGCTTCTCAAATTCTTCTCTGTCATTTTTGAAGCCACTAATTTTCTCTTCAAACGTATAAACTATATCTATACCAGTAGCTTTAGCATAGTCTATTAGTTCGTTAGTTTGTTTACTATAATCCTGATCTTCAGTAGATACTCTGGAATAAATTGCACCTCTCATAGCCTTAATTTTTAATTGATACAAAGCTACATATAATTAGTTATACGTGCAAGTGTTTAATGATGAGTTCATGAATGCAGGCCCATGGGTTCACGGCCGAGGGCTTACTAATATTTCTTTAAATTTTCGCTTATGATACGTCTTATGTACAATTAATTCGCGAGGACAATCCATGGAGGTGTCTGCCGAAATATCTATCATGAAGATGTGTAGGAAAAAAGTTACACGTTTATTTCAGAACATGAACCCCGCACTTTCTAGTAAGCCAGACCATCTAAGCTTGGTTTATTGGTTGTTTACTACCTTAATTGTTTCTGACGAGCCATCAAGGTATATAATTTTGATAATAACCATTTTTTCATTATTCATATCTATCTGGCATGTAGATTCTCCGACATGAATCTTTGATTGAGCCTTTCCCGATAAAGTGAATAATTCAACGGTATTCATAAGTTTCTCACTTGAGATATAAATCATTCCATTTGCAGTCCATGTTTTGGTAGGAGCGGATGATGCAGTGTTTATACTTGTTGCATCAAACTCAATTATGTTTTTAAAGTCTTTCCATACAGGTGCTGCTTTATATGCATCAACAGATCCTTTGGGAACTATTAGTTTACAGGTGTTTTTATTTACACCGCTAAAAATATATACGCCATGGTCAAGAAAAGCTGTAAGGTCTATTGGACTTGATCTTAGTGTGCTTATCTCCGATAAATTACTGCATCCCGCAAATAAATAACGTCCTATTCCATTAAGACTGGATGGAAAATTTATTTTTGTCAGTTTCGTGCAATAACTAAATGCTTCGCTTGATAAATATGTTAATGTTTCCGGGAGATTAATAGTTGTTATGCTGGTACGACTTAACGCATTATCTCCAATAGAAATTAATACTTCAGGAATGTTTATGTTAGTCAAACAATAACAATAAAGAAATGTGCCACCGCCTATATAATTTAATGTTTCTGGTAATTTTACATCTCTCAGATTAGAACACTTATAGAATGAGGCATATCCTGTCGTCTTAAGTCCTTCAGGAAGTTCTATGCTTGTTAAACTGTTACAACCTGAAAACGCAAAGTGTCCGATATCTGTTAATCCCACTGAAAAGTTTATGTTGGCTAAGTTTATACAATTTGAAAAAGCTTCATTTCCGATCTTAGTTAATGTCTCAGGAAATTCAATATTAGCCAAACTGATGCAGTAACTAAACGCATTATTTCCAATGCTAGACAGTCTTTTTTCGACTTCAACACTTTTTAAACTAGCACAATAGCTAAATGTACTTTCTCCAATGGAAACAAGTGAATCAGGAAGCTTTAAGTCTGTTAAACTGCTACAATCCTTGAATGCATTGTTTCCAATGTAATTCACAGTTGCAGGAAAGTCGATGTTTGTAAGGCTGGTACAACTTTCAAATGCGCTGTTTTCTATAGAATTCAATGTTTCTGGAAGTTTCATGTTTTTTAAACCGGTACAACCTTTAAATGTATTTGCTTCTACTGCTTTGAGCGATTTTGGAAGTATAATGCTTAAAAGGTTTCTTTTATCAGTAAATGTACTGACAGGTATAGAAGTTACATTTGTTTCGCTGAGATCGATTGTAATTAACCCTTGCATTTGAGATTTTATAAATGAAAGGTCGGATTCATTTAGTTGTCCCTCTAAAACTAGAAAGTTAATTTCATTTGCCTTATAGCCTGCAGATTCTATTTCTGCTGATAATGTTCCTGGAGTATAAATATTTAAGTGTAGGGCTGTTCCTTCATCTTCAACTATTGTTTTGATTTTCCAGTAATCGGCTGTTCTATAAATTTCTCCAGATCCTTTAGGTACATAAAAAGTCTGGATACTACCTAAGGATTCCGATTGAATGATCGGAGGCGTTTTTGCTTCAATGATGCAAGAACCTACTTTACAGCCGTAATAAGCCTTGTCTCCAATAGATGTTAGTTTTGCTGGAAGATTGATGTTTTTTAAGTTAGAACAATCTTCAAATGCCGAATTTTTAATAGCTGTAATAGCATCGGGAAGGATAATCGATGTTAAGGATTTTTTTCCGAAATATGAGAAATTGTAAAGTACATTAAAAGCATGTTCTGGAATCTCATTTGCAGCAAAATTACTATATGCCATAACATGAATACTCTTCATATCAACATTTGTCAAAACAGGCATACTATCTCTCATAGTAACAAAATCCCTTTGATCTATTTGCCCGGAAAGAGTCAAGTCGGTAATAGTTTTTAGCTCATTCTGAGAGAGCAATGTGTGAAGTGTTCCGGCTGTTGTAACATTTATCGATTTACCGACTTGAGCACTCCCTTCACTTTCAATTATAAATACATCTTTCCAATAATTAGCTGCCTTATAGCTATCTCTTGATCCTTTAGGCACATATACAATTGGAATTCCGTTTAAAGTGTATCTCTCGACGCTCGGAGGAATTATTGCTTCAATTTTAAAAGTATTAAAGTTGCATCCGTTAAACGCTTCGTCGCCTATAGTTGTTAGTGCTGATGGTAGAATAATGTTTGTTAACCCTGTACAGTCACTAAATGCATGGTTCCCGATATTAGTAAGCGTTGCCGGAAGTTTGATACTTGTTATTTTTTGGCAATAACAAAAAGCCAGTTCTCCTATACTGGTTAGCGTTTCCGGAAGAATAATTGATTTGAATCTACTTACTGCATATAGTGTATAAAAAGCATCTATTGGTATCTCATTTGCCGCATAATTACTATAAGCTAAAATATTAACACCTTTCATGTCAATATTTGTCAGAGCGGGCATCTTATCTCTCATAGTAATAAAATCTCTTTGATCAATTTGTCCGGTGAGAGTTAAATTGGTAACTGTCTTTAATTCATCAGAAGTAAGCAGCGTATTAAGTGTACCTGCAGAGGTAATATTTATGGTTTTACTCACCTGCCCACAAAGAGGTAGGGTGCAGATCATTACTGCAAATAAAACTAGTGTAAACTTCTTTTTCATTATATCGGATTAGTTATATTTCAATTTAAAAATAATATCCAAATCTTGCCTGTACTACATTAATATTAGCAGCATTATCAAGCATCTTATTATAAACAATGCGGCAAAGAAGTGCGTGCTTCTTATTTAGTTGAAAATCGAATCCTACACCGAATTTATATCCAATAAAGCTGTTTGGAAGAAGAAAATAATTTTCATTTGTCTCTTTTTCCAATCTTCCCATAAGTCTTGTTTCGTTATAGAATGAATTAGATGACTCAAAAAATTGCGAATAGCAGAATTCAGCTTCTGCTGTTGGACGAAATTGTCCTTTTGGATAGGTATATTTTAATCCTAATCCAAAAGTAGATATTAAACCATCAAACTGATATTTTTGGTAATGACTCTCTAAATCACTGTTTTCTTTGAATAAATCTTTCTTTCCTTCTATTTTTGATAATGAGGCATCAATATCGAGACTGAGAGATTTCATAAGTCGGGGAATACTGATGCAGGCTTGTCCTCCAATTACAGGCGACAAATATTTGTTCGGATTAAATTGGGCCGGTTCTGAGTCTTTGAATTTGAAATCCATTATCTGTAAGCCTCCATAGATTATAAAATCTAATTTTATAAATGTCTTTTTGTAATCATTCTCAAACACAATACATTCTTGTCCGGGAGCACACATCTGTTGGTGATATTTTTTTGTTAGCTCAATCATTGTACTACGCTCAAATGTTGATCTTTCAATATTCTTGGTTACTGAATTGCAATCTCTGAATATGTAGCTCAAAAGACCTTTGTATTTGTTATCAGTCTTATACTTGTTGTCTTCTATTTTATCTGCTTCTTTTGTGACAGCAATCATTTTTCCATCTTCATCCTCAAAGAAATAATATCCAAGGTCTTTCGGATAATAGTAGAGGTCTTTTATACCCTGAACTAAATATTCAAGAAACACTTTTTCTTTTTTATTATCCAGGGTTATTGTTCGGGATACATAATACTTAACTTCGTTAATCAGCCTGTAACCTAAAATATCATCAGGATGGAATATTTGTTCATCTGCTTCTTCTGATAATTTGAATTTGCAGATACTGGAGTTTACTTTATCTGTTCTGAAATCAATAAGACCTTGGATGGTATCATTACTGTTTGTAACAATATAGCCTTTTATATAGTTACTTTGTGCATTCGCTGTTATTGTCAGACAAAATAAAATAATGAAGATTGATATATATTTCATGTTGCTTTATTTTAACTTATTACTGTTCTTAGTGAATATCTCAGTACTAAAAAGATATATTTTATTGCTATATACTATCACGAGTACTTCACCATTATTTGATGAGTAGATGTTGGAAACGGAAGTTGCTCCGTTTTTATTTAGCTCAAATTTCTTTTGCTGTCCGTTTTCAATGGATATAGTTGACAAAACAGATGTCAGTACTGTTGGATATTGCTCTCCATTCAAAAGAATGGAACCTCTGTTACCCGTATAATTTGATATAATATCGCGCCTTAAACCGGTTGAAAAATCAATATATGTAACATCTTTTGAGGAACCTAATAAAACTCCTGGATAGGAATTACTGGTTGCGTAATAATAATCTCTGAGATTGTAATAGCTGGTCATTTTTTTGCTGTATGCATCAATAGTAAATACATTATTAATTTCAGCACTTTTGTCAGTTAAAACAAACGTTTTTCCGTTGTTGCAGGTCGCGATAGTTTTTACAATAAGTTTATTAGGGTCTGAAGGGTTATATAAAGATGGATCATTTGAAAACACTCCGCACTTATTATTATCTGCAGAGTCTATATAATATAACAGATTATTAACAAAGGTAAGTCCATAACCATTCTCAGCGAATTCAATATCGGAAATAGAATTTCCATTTAAGGAAGAAGATAGATCGAGTTCTTTAATAAATTGGCCGGTTGTTGCATTGTATACATCTACTTTGCTTTCATTCTTCTTGGAAATGTACAGACAATTATTATATCTGTTATAAGATACAGTACTGTATGTGCTTTGGTTCCATGGAATGTTTCCGGAAACAGAAAGATCACTCGATGAATATTGAATTAAAGTAGAGCTTCCGGAAACATAGGTATATACCCAACAATATTTGCTATCTTTTGTAAAAAGAACTTTTTGTGCAATATTACTTGTTGTACTGGTACTGTTTATAAAAGCTTTAAGTTCGAACTGGCCATCCAGTTTTTCTTTAGTGGGCGATTCAACTGTATATGAGATAGTAACAGGAGTAAAAGCCGGAACTTTAATATTGGGAAAATAGATTGTTCTCTTATCAGGAGAATATTCAGTAGTTAAATCTAACCCTTCATAAGATGAACTTACTGATGTAAGTTTTGCATCATTACTTAACGTAATAAATGGAACAGTAGTAGAGAAATCGGAATTGTTATCTTTGCCGATATAATTTTTAAGTTCAAAAGGAGGACCAGCTTCCTGAGTTATTTTAATAGTATGTATATTTTCATACTCTGATGTTAGTGTGACGGTAGCAGAACGTTCTTCAAACGAATAATTCGTATCATAAATAATTGTAATGCCATTTTTATATTTTGTACATTTTATCCAGTTCTCTTTACAATCAAAATCAAAATCAATATTCGTTGTGATTGAGGCATATACTTCTCCTTTCATCTTCTTGACCGATGCTTCTGTCATGTCTACTTTGAAATATGAATCTTGAACAAGCGTATTCATTTTTAAATTAAAAATCTTATGATCACCCATACCAAAGGCTATATGCTTTGTACGGGTTGTATACCCTTCTTTTGATAAAGTTATAATTGCTGTTCCTCCGGTAGGTACGGTTACACTATATGTTCCATCTGTTTCGGTAATTGTGCTTATTTTTTCTGAGGAGGCATCTATTTCTATTGCAACTTGCGGTATGCCAATCCCGGAAGAGTTGGTTATTGTTCCGGAAATAGTCACTGGTTCCGCCGTTTCATTGAGAATACATGAATTGAAAGAGGCTAAAATAAGTGCTTCTATGATAAAAAGATAAAGGTAACGCATACTATTGTGTTTTTATTTCTTTGCAAAAATAGAATAAATATTCTAACAATTATTAGAATTAGGAAACATTTTTAACGGAATTATGCGTACAATTGAATTATTACATTGGATGATACGAAGCACTGATTATTCATTCAATATTGATAAGAAGATTTATAAAATTATAGAATTTGATTTTCTCTTTTTTGCAGAAGAGCATAATGCTTATTGCAACAAACTCCATTCATTTTGGGTGCATCCTTAAAAAGCTGAATATTCCTAGCCGAAGGATTAACGGGAACACTTATTATGATGTTGTGAAACGATAAAATTTAGTGGAAGATAGCCTTGATTTGTAGTAGATGAACAGGATTTAGTAGCAGATGATTAGTTAAACTATTTTATCTGCTACTAGCTGAAAATACTTTTGCAAAGGCTTTTTAGGTATTTTGGTGGGAGATGGTGGAGATAAATTTGAAAAATTACTATAAAGGCGCTGATTAATATTTCTTGAAGTTATACTTCTTTCTTAATTCTTCTTGCTCTTCCAAAGAAAGAGATTTGAAATAAGCCTTCCACCCCGGGCAGAAGTTGATATGCCATCGCCAAAACTTACCGATAAATGATTTAGGGTTCTTTTCAAATTTAGCTCTTAAAGAGCATTTGATACAATTTGATTCCATAGTATTTAATTTTAGTCATTTATTAAAAGAATGAAATAAGCTTGTTCTTATTATCTGTACTTTTCTTCTAACTCCAATTTTTTTATTCTAGAATTAATGGCTCCTCTTTTGCGGCCAAATATCTCAGATAGCTGATTTACCGTTTTGCCTTCACAAAACAGTTGTTCCAATCTATCATCTTCTTCCTGAGTCCATGGTTTGTAAGCATTTGGATGTTCTACTCTACATGCCTCAATAGAGTATGTAGATACCCCTAATAGTTGTTTGTAAGCTTTAAGGTATTTACGCAGACGTTTGACATCTTTTTCGGAAATGTATGCTAGTCGCTTTATATCCATATTATCGGTCAGGTCGTTGATTTTAACCTTTACAGCTAGTGGATTTTTCTTAATGCGCTTTATAAACTTTTCGTAAGGTTCATCTTTTGACAACTTTGTTAAGCAGCGAAGAGCTTCGACTACCTCTATAGAAAAACCTTCTTCCAGCAGTTTTTCAAAGGTCCAATCGCTATCTTCTATTACATCATGTAATACACCCACAATCTTTTCTTCATCTGTATCTCCCATATTCATCACGCGTAACGGATGTTCTATATATGGTTGTCCGGCCTTGTCAGCTCGCCCTTCATGGGCTTTATTTGCTATTTCTATTGCTCGTTGTAACATTATTTTAAACTGTCAATAATATCTCTTCGGATTTTATGTGATTCACGTTTTATGTGCGGAAAGTGTGTAATATTACACGCTTTCCGCATGAAACAATAGCGAATGTATGATTTATATATGAATTTAGCAATAATTTTTCTATTAAATTAGACTCTAATTCCGGTTTCTTTATCTTCATATATTAAATATAAAGTGTATGTGCGATTTTGCTAAACTTTAACTATGAGTATTTATAAAGAAATTAGCTCATAGTGCATTTGAATAAAATGAATGGAAGTTTTAATAGCAATCTACTTTTTTATTGAGATTTTCTTTGTGTAAAGTCATCCTTCTGATAAAATGTCCAATGTTTGAGTCTCAAATTATTATAAAAAATGATTTTAATGATCAGGCTATCAATATTTTATTTAAATAGTAAGATCATAAAGTTGTCCAACGTATTTTTTGATAGTTCCATTATTACTCTCTATTTTTGTATCATCCGATAAAGGCTATTTTGCTTCTTTAAAGGTTGCTTGAAAAAGCATTAGATTTTCTTTCTGAGATGAGAGAAAATTGAGATTGAAAATGAGTTTAATTACAATGGTTGATGTTTGAGAGTTATTGCATTGGTATCTTTTATGTCACCTAATAATAAATAAGATTATGAATTCTAAAATGTTTAATTCGTCAATTCTAGCCGATAGCTTTATTGAAAATAGCTGTTCGAAAGATTTCTCCCTGTTAAGCAGAATTCAATTAAACAGCAAAGCTGATTATATTCGTGCAGAAAAGCAAGCTTTGGAATGTGCTAATTATTTGACTTCAACTCCATTTGACAGAAATAACTGGAAATGGGAATCGGCAGAGCACTTTTTATTACTTTGGATTAATGGTACTTCTGATTTTAAATTTAAGCTAAATCAGACTATTTGTAAAATTATTAAATCCAATTTTGCATTACTAAGTATATACTTTGCTTATGCAACAAAATTTGTATTGGAAAACAGAGACAAATCAAAAGATGAAAAAGAGATATGTAATAATGTTGTTCCTTTATTGATAGATTATTGTAAGAATCAGAGTAATTGAGTAGTTTCAAAAAGGTCTATACATTTTTCCAATAGGTTTAGCTTTTACATATACGCCGTTCAAATGCTTTTTATATAGCATTTGAGCGGTGTTCTTTTTTTGTTTTATTGGGTACAAAAATGTTATATGTTCGTCTTTCTGTATATAAGAAATAAAGAGATTATGAAGCATACAATTCTGAATCTGCGAAAAGCAGTTGTTTTTTTATCATTGTTTTTAACTACCTTCTTATACGCTCAGAAGACTGACAAGGAAACTATTATCCAGTATTTATCTGGTAAAGGAGCTGATGATGCAGTAGCGTGGGATTTTTATTGCACTGATGGAAGAAATTCCGGAAAGTGGTCTAAAATTATGGTTCCTTCTTGTTGGGAAACGCAAGGATTCGGACAATTTCAATACGGTATAACATTTTACGGTAAACCTTTTCCTGATGGAATAGCAAAGGAACAAGGGCAGTATAAACACGAATTTGAGGTTCCTACTTCATGGAGAGGAAAAAGTGTACGTCTTGTTTTTGAAGCTTCTATGACTGATACCGAAGTAAAAGTAAATGGTCGTAAAGCAGGAGAAAAGCATCAAGGTGCTTTCTACCGCTTCTCTTATGATGTTACTGATATGTTGAAATATGGAAAGAAAAACTTGCTTGAAGTAACAGTTAAAAAAGAATCTGAAAATGCAGGAGTGAACCTTGCAGAGAGAAGAGCTGACTACTGGAACTTTGGTGGAATTTTCCGTCCAGTATTTCTGGAAGCAAAGCCTGCAATGAATATTAAACGAATTGCTTTGGATGCTAAAGCTGATGGCTCTTTCAAAGCTAGTTGTTTCCTTGGAAATGCTACTTCAGATAAATTAAGTCTTAAAACAGTTATTCTTGATGCTGCTGGTAAGAAGGTAAAAGAAACAGTTTCTCCTGTAAAAGATGGAGGAGACTGGACAACTGTTTCTCTAAATGTTGCATCTCCTAAATTATGGTCGGCCGAAACTCCTAATCTATACAAAGCTCAATTCTCTTTGGTTGATAAAGATGGAGTAGTTCTTCATCAGACAGAAGAAAGATTCGGATTCAGAACAATTGAAGTTCGTGAAAGCGATGGTCTTTATATCAATGGTGTACGTGTGAATATTCGTGGTGTGAACCGTCACAGTTTCCGTCCGGAAACTGGTCGTACGCTCGATCGTGCAAAAAACTATGAAGATGTT
Proteins encoded in this window:
- a CDS encoding recombinase family protein, with translation MRGAIYSRVSTEDQDYSKQTNELIDYAKATGIDIVYTFEEKISGFKNDREEFEKLRQLTKDDIDIILVWELSRLSRRSIFLQQQVREFADKGICIYSKKEALRTLNEDGSENQLGMFAIGITSMIAEQEVSTFKARTISSKRNKILKQGYSYTYAAPYGYDYNTETKKLSINDEEAEVVKRIFQLCIDGYSTYRIPVILNSEGLKTKGGKNWTVSTISSLLINTVYKGVGKLRLKSAEPQKGKKYRKILEYATVEAPAIIPTELYDLAISKMKERTVRSKSAGVKHFQLLRGLIKCPYCKISYTYSPFKSVYCCHDRYVKASNKTIECKSKSIKSHKIEYIIWETVKVLYYKELANNKTQENLKPLREEIEELEKKIAGLEKKQAELTGKANLIVNAAIDIKTQFPNLPELYTNKLKEVDSINKEAGKYLQEKETILKQIKSKESQIEAIQSISDINSIVNTITDGTEKYDLIHKVIDNIVIYNDERTSSIIIVTFKTGQVIYIGYYSSRKYNYYTIFYNSNDVYFDTEKKKGYIRTMIQASLSSFSLATATKEYSIKDFIDQFNQPDNRYYF
- a CDS encoding leucine-rich repeat domain-containing protein; translated protein: MKKKFTLVLFAVMICTLPLCGQVSKTINITSAGTLNTLLTSDELKTVTNLTLTGQIDQRDFITMRDKMPALTNIDMKGVNILAYSNYAANEIPIDAFYTLYAVSRFKSIILPETLTSIGELAFCYCQKITSIKLPATLTNIGNHAFSDCTGLTNIILPSALTTIGDEAFNGCNFNTFKIEAIIPPSVERYTLNGIPIVYVPKGSRDSYKAANYWKDVFIIESEGSAQVGKSINVTTAGTLHTLLSQNELKTITDLTLSGQIDQRDFVTMRDSMPVLTNVDMKSIHVMAYSNFAANEIPEHAFNVLYNFSYFGKKSLTSIILPDAITAIKNSAFEDCSNLKNINLPAKLTSIGDKAYYGCKVGSCIIEAKTPPIIQSESLGSIQTFYVPKGSGEIYRTADYWKIKTIVEDEGTALHLNIYTPGTLSAEIESAGYKANEINFLVLEGQLNESDLSFIKSQMQGLITIDLSETNVTSIPVSTFTDKRNLLSIILPKSLKAVEANTFKGCTGLKNMKLPETLNSIENSAFESCTSLTNIDFPATVNYIGNNAFKDCSSLTDLKLPDSLVSIGESTFSYCASLKSVEVEKRLSSIGNNAFSYCISLANIEFPETLTKIGNEAFSNCINLANINFSVGLTDIGHFAFSGCNSLTSIELPEGLKTTGYASFYKCSNLRDVKLPETLNYIGGGTFLYCYCLTNINIPEVLISIGDNALSRTSITTINLPETLTYLSSEAFSYCTKLTKINFPSSLNGIGRYLFAGCSNLSEISTLRSSPIDLTAFLDHGVYIFSGVNKNTCKLIVPKGSVDAYKAAPVWKDFKNIIEFDATSINTASSAPTKTWTANGMIYISSEKLMNTVELFTLSGKAQSKIHVGESTCQIDMNNEKMVIIKIIYLDGSSETIKVVNNQ
- a CDS encoding carboxypeptidase regulatory-like domain-containing protein produces the protein MRYLYLFIIEALILASFNSCILNETAEPVTISGTITNSSGIGIPQVAIEIDASSEKISTITETDGTYSVTVPTGGTAIITLSKEGYTTRTKHIAFGMGDHKIFNLKMNTLVQDSYFKVDMTEASVKKMKGEVYASITTNIDFDFDCKENWIKCTKYKNGITIIYDTNYSFEERSATVTLTSEYENIHTIKITQEAGPPFELKNYIGKDNNSDFSTTVPFITLSNDAKLTSVSSSYEGLDLTTEYSPDKRTIYFPNIKVPAFTPVTISYTVESPTKEKLDGQFELKAFINSTSTTSNIAQKVLFTKDSKYCWVYTYVSGSSTLIQYSSSDLSVSGNIPWNQSTYSTVSYNRYNNCLYISKKNESKVDVYNATTGQFIKELDLSSSLNGNSISDIEFAENGYGLTFVNNLLYYIDSADNNKCGVFSNDPSLYNPSDPNKLIVKTIATCNNGKTFVLTDKSAEINNVFTIDAYSKKMTSYYNLRDYYYATSNSYPGVLLGSSKDVTYIDFSTGLRRDIISNYTGNRGSILLNGEQYPTVLTSVLSTISIENGQQKKFELNKNGATSVSNIYSSNNGEVLVIVYSNKIYLFSTEIFTKNSNKLK